The Bombus fervidus isolate BK054 chromosome 3, iyBomFerv1, whole genome shotgun sequence genome includes a window with the following:
- the LOC139998487 gene encoding achaete-scute complex protein T3, protein MTLVESKEGNVLPIMLSVQQQHHHHNLHGSSTTSAQTHRSNVIVSTSSMPANDIKIQQHGCKRSKIYGQTTGPYGTVPHQPASVARRNARERNRVKQVNNGFATLRQHIPQSVAQALGGSTAGTHGGSRAGSKKLSKVETLRMAVEYIRSLQRLLEEHDSGSDVTSVSSPTSSSPSSTSSASSTCSSNNGINVESSHHSPELRLRSNVNNELRHHSSSDLHRHQHLRQNPSPTFVPAPCSEASSSPTPSFVSEASSAGSQGYGTSGTLYATHSDGYDNYEPMSPEDEELLDVISWWQQSQ, encoded by the coding sequence ATGACCTTAGTGGAATCGAAGGAGGGGAACGTATTACCGATCATGTTGAGCGTACAGCAACAGCATCATCACCACAATCTTCATGGTTCTTCAACAACCAGTGCTCAAACTCATCGCAGCAATGTGATTGTTTCCACTAGTAGTATGCCGGCTAATGACATCAAGATTCAACAACACGGTTGCAAGCGATCCAAGATTTACGGTCAGACGACCGGTCCTTATGGCACGGTTCCTCATCAACCGGCTTCGGTTGCGAGGCGGAACGCTCGAGAAAGAAATCGTGTTAAGCAGGTGAATAATGGATTCGCCACTTTGAGACAGCATATACCTCAAAGCGTGGCACAAGCTCTTGGAGGAAGTACAGCTGGCACGCACGGCGGATCTAGGGCTGGTAGTAAAAAGCTATCGAAGGTCGAAACACTTAGGATGGCAGTCGAGTATATCAGGAGTCTGCAACGTCTTCTGGAAGAACACGACAGTGGTTCGGATGTCACGAGTGTATCTTCGCCAACGTCGTCATCGCCTTCCTCGACCTCTTCCGCCTCATCCACGTGTAGTTCCAACAATGGAATCAACGTCGAATCCAGTCACCATTCTCCCGAGTTGAGACTTCGTAGCAATGTCAACAATGAACTCCGGCATCATAGTAGTTCGGACTTGCACCGACATCAACATTTACGGCAAAATCCTAGCCCAACATTCGTACCAGCACCTTGTTCCGAAGCTTCAAGTTCGCCAACGCCGAGTTTTGTTTCCGAAGCCTCATCAGCTGGCAGTCAAGGGTACGGAACATCGGGTACTCTTTATGCGACACATTCTGATGGTTATGATAATTACGAACCTATGAGTCCCGAAGACGAAGAGCTGTTAGATGTCATCTCCTGGTGGCAACAAAGTCAATGA